CATCAGACTTCTGACTAGTGTTACCTGACCCCACCTCCtgaaacaataatataaaaaacatCTATCAATTCAGAACAGCAACAATAAAAGGTTAATACATTTACTTCACACAAGAGTAAAACAACTTCTAAAACCTAATGACAGGATGAACATGGATATCCTGACACTGTTAATTAAACTAGCATCTTCACCCTTGGACTTACATCTACATTGATCATGACAGGTGAGTCTGTGTCAGGGCTGCTAGTAGTGGTTGGCTCCTTAGGGACATCCTGACTGTGAGagactgcagtgttttcctctgaaGCAATAGCTTCCTCGACTTTACTCTCCTCCTCAGGACTCTGGCAAGCCGCTACAGTATGTTCATCTGCTTTGGGATTCATAGTCTCAACTGGTTTGTTGATTTCTGCAAGACAAAGATTTTTGTAAAGGTTCTCAGACTGACAAGGGGTCTGAAAATACAAGATTTCTATCACCAGTCTCAAATTTTGCATGTTAGAAATTTCCCACCATCATCATTCTCTGAACTCCTCTGCTCAGTTTTTGTCTCCTGGGTTTCACTGGCTGTTGTCCCCTAGAACACGATACAATTGCACAGGTCAGACAAAGACATGGTGTTTTATGGAAAAACTATTTCTGTGACCGACTGCGGCTCTGACCTCCTGCTCCACCTGTCCATCAGCAGAGGCCTGCAAGGAGGTTTGGACATCGACAGGTCCGGCCTCAAACTCCTCaatttcctcctcctcgttcTCATCCTCACCACTGCCGTAGTTTGTCAGGGCCTGAGTCTCTGCTGGAAAGACCTGCAAAAGAGCAGCACATGAATTAGACGGAAATGTGAGTTCTGTATTTTCAAATACAAGATGTTTCAGTAATTGGAGGggaactgttaaaaaaaacaacaactatatTTTGGCCTCATTTTGGGGGGGGCTGTTTCTTCACTAACTAATACAAAGGGgctcttttaaaaataaaattagttaaAAAACCTTCACTTACTGATTGACAGAGGAAATCCCCTGTCCAACCccttcatcctcatcttcctcttcaacCTCTGAAGCTTCACTGCTCCTGTTGTTCTTCACCTCTGTCTGCAGGTAAAGCTCCTTGAGCGTAGAATCTCCTTCCTGTTCTGCTTCATCTTGGTcctggaagaaaaaagagacataaTTGGAACACAGATTACTGA
Above is a window of Lates calcarifer isolate ASB-BC8 unplaced genomic scaffold, TLL_Latcal_v3 _unitig_4858_quiver_919, whole genome shotgun sequence DNA encoding:
- the LOC108902598 gene encoding pericentriolar material 1 protein, translated to MNWPSLSLCRIWTNSSSIALAAKHKNKKRDEQSSKAKHSLKENTKDGGDKSVSPAYSDEDKDQDEAEQEGDSTLKELYLQTEVKNNRSSEASEVEEEDEDEGVGQGISSVFPAETQALTNYGSGEDENEEEEIEEFEAGPVDVQTSLQASADGQVEQEGTTASETQETKTEQRSSENDDEINKPVETMNPKADEHTVAACQSPEEESKVEEAIASEENTAVSHSQDVPKEPTTTSSPDTDSPVMINVDEVGSGNTSQKSDEEDFVKVDDLPLQLTVMCEEELQKRIVEEQQNNNLSVEILNGNTESLTGLVGNAQALKEPDTVAAQSV